The proteins below come from a single Halobacteriovorax sp. DA5 genomic window:
- the yidD gene encoding membrane protein insertion efficiency factor YidD, whose protein sequence is MRYIFIKLIRFYQIAISPFLGANCRYTPTCSQYGIEAFSKLPFHIAFWKTTKRIASCHPWSKGGYDPVTLDCCHKDKHK, encoded by the coding sequence ATGAGATACATTTTCATCAAATTAATCCGCTTTTACCAAATAGCAATCTCCCCATTTCTCGGGGCAAATTGTCGCTATACTCCAACATGCTCTCAATATGGCATTGAGGCCTTTTCCAAACTGCCATTTCACATAGCATTTTGGAAAACAACAAAACGTATTGCGAGTTGCCACCCATGGTCAAAAGGCGGATATGATCCTGTAACTCTAGACTGTTGCCATAAGGATAAGCACAAATGA
- the nth gene encoding endonuclease III, which translates to MLKQERADYIVEALEELYPETPTPLDHTNEFTLLIAVLLSAQCTDERVNQVTPALFAKADNARDMMKLTQEEIKEIIKPCGLSPRKSKAIYDLSRILVNEHDGEVPASFEDLEKLPGVGHKTASVVMAQAFDVPAFPVDTHIHRLAQRWGLTKGKNVEQTEEDCKKLFPRDLWNKLHLQIIFYGREYCKARSCFGLECPICRYVYPNRKSKVETKK; encoded by the coding sequence ATGTTAAAACAAGAAAGAGCAGACTATATTGTCGAGGCACTTGAGGAGCTTTATCCAGAGACTCCAACGCCTCTAGATCATACGAATGAGTTCACCTTACTGATAGCTGTCTTATTATCAGCACAATGTACAGATGAACGAGTTAATCAGGTGACGCCGGCACTTTTTGCAAAGGCCGATAACGCACGCGACATGATGAAGTTAACACAAGAAGAAATTAAAGAAATCATTAAACCTTGTGGACTTTCTCCAAGAAAGTCTAAGGCCATTTATGATCTCTCAAGAATTCTTGTTAATGAACATGATGGAGAAGTTCCGGCAAGTTTTGAAGATCTTGAAAAGCTTCCTGGTGTCGGTCATAAAACGGCCTCTGTTGTTATGGCCCAGGCCTTTGATGTACCAGCTTTTCCTGTGGACACTCATATTCACAGGCTTGCTCAGCGTTGGGGCCTAACAAAGGGAAAGAATGTCGAACAAACAGAAGAGGATTGTAAGAAACTCTTTCCAAGAGATCTTTGGAATAAACTTCACTTGCAAATTATCTTCTATGGCCGTGAATATTGTAAGGCGAGATCATGTTTTGGACTTGAATGTCCAATCTGCCGCTATGTATATCCAAATCGTAAATCAAAAGTAGAGACAAAGAAATGA
- a CDS encoding D-alanyl-D-alanine carboxypeptidase codes for MKFLVLIFFSLASLATTSIDNLKKEFLDKGDELSYFLQWDSGKSRSLDSKNSFIPASIFKIFSAYYILDKLGTDYRFKTSIASRGHISNGTLKGDLILSTSGDPYFLTAQAYDLIDAVKAAGIKKVEGKLIVVNNFVDLNRIGNVGLDDQPYNQSISGLNINFNRFKSIGRDDKNIFPTHNGLEIKKSPKPLGPGEVFRHIKNNEKESWVYTNSKDYFLEVPIRDSLQFNANYFNHHLKIAGIETKGVAFEESFTKSKILNTVYSVPSLDMVKLSLEYSNNLFIETLVLKATKKDNLKDAAQKMVSDLKLPVKGELTNSSGLSVNIEMLAQDIVNFINKNAYKKFGNNYFINLLSITGHSGSLHRKYLTNEGFEKYRYKTGSLDFVYNICGRSFEADPVTFCVMINNPKKRQLLMGPNSAKNEKLRQEAKAWRRSKERFSELLMYELN; via the coding sequence ATGAAGTTTTTAGTTTTAATATTTTTTTCTCTAGCATCTCTTGCCACAACATCAATCGACAATTTAAAGAAAGAATTTTTAGATAAGGGTGACGAATTAAGTTACTTCTTACAATGGGATAGTGGTAAATCAAGATCCCTCGATTCAAAAAACTCTTTTATCCCCGCTTCGATTTTTAAAATATTTTCGGCTTATTACATCCTCGATAAATTAGGTACAGACTATCGTTTTAAAACATCGATTGCCTCAAGAGGACATATTTCAAACGGGACACTAAAGGGAGACCTTATCCTAAGTACTTCAGGTGACCCCTACTTTCTAACAGCACAAGCCTATGATCTCATTGATGCAGTAAAGGCAGCTGGAATAAAGAAAGTTGAAGGAAAACTCATTGTTGTTAATAATTTTGTCGATCTAAATCGTATAGGAAATGTTGGACTAGATGACCAACCATATAACCAAAGTATTTCAGGCCTTAACATAAATTTTAACCGTTTCAAGTCGATCGGACGTGACGATAAAAATATTTTCCCAACTCACAATGGCCTAGAAATTAAAAAGTCACCTAAGCCACTAGGGCCTGGAGAAGTTTTTCGTCATATCAAAAATAATGAAAAGGAATCATGGGTTTATACAAATTCCAAAGATTACTTTCTAGAAGTACCTATAAGAGACTCTCTACAGTTTAATGCTAATTATTTTAATCATCACTTAAAGATTGCGGGCATTGAAACAAAAGGCGTGGCGTTTGAAGAAAGTTTTACTAAGTCTAAAATTTTAAACACTGTCTACTCTGTGCCTTCTTTAGATATGGTAAAATTATCTCTCGAGTACTCAAATAACTTATTTATTGAAACACTAGTCTTAAAAGCGACAAAAAAAGATAATTTGAAAGATGCTGCTCAAAAAATGGTTAGCGACTTAAAGCTACCTGTTAAAGGCGAGCTTACTAATAGTTCTGGACTGAGTGTTAACATAGAAATGTTAGCTCAAGATATTGTTAATTTCATCAATAAGAACGCTTATAAGAAATTTGGAAATAACTACTTCATTAATCTACTTTCAATTACTGGTCACAGTGGTTCTCTACATCGCAAGTACTTAACTAATGAAGGGTTTGAGAAGTACCGCTATAAAACAGGAAGCCTCGACTTCGTTTATAATATTTGCGGAAGAAGCTTTGAAGCAGATCCTGTTACTTTTTGTGTCATGATCAATAATCCAAAAAAGAGACAACTTCTAATGGGTCCAAACTCTGCAAAGAATGAGAA